In Leptolyngbya sp. FACHB-261, a genomic segment contains:
- a CDS encoding ATP-binding protein: MFNLNLRGELYWHPLLIVGIYTLSWLILDQATLMYETAPEVVLFYPASALHFVLLFVFGLRYLPALIVPILIDGWLLPPMDLPPLIVLVYGLLVTLIYGGVSVYLLRHLRIDPHLRRLRDVIWFVLWATLGAPLLLAILSLTTFALADVIPWSNWGVQTLHFWVGESVGVASLAPFLLVCVWPWANFVRQQGFWRWLLNLRRPSVPLALERLAQGLGVLLGTWIAFGTRFSGYSNFLYISFLPMIWITVAYGLPAATAVILVLNSGAALVEASQTEPPRLGLEMAGFQFCMLALSQTALLLGATITRRMQALKLIQSQMQRAQLLNRISQALNSSLDPNHILQEIVRLTGENFDVERVMLYRLGDEQIRVVNEWRANAEVVSVLGFECSLAEWLDQPDPDSDLRQRRPFQARNYAAIPHSPARSLLIEQAKIRSILRVPIFIRDEFFGSLSLHTTITERSFSQDEVDLLEEIADQAAIALYNAQSYECLEQLVQERTQELEQEKLVSEVANRAKSEFLTNTSHELRTPLTSILGFSRVLLQQVFGPLNERQQRYLETVLASGEHLLELINDLLDLSSIEIGREDLVLETLSIQEVCQSCLSLMEERAQSKGLTLVSDIAPELTTCVADRRRLRQILVNLLANAIKFTETGAVTLQVDQTTTTIDFSVLDTGIGIAETDQATLFQPFQQLNQGLNRPYEGTGLGLALSQHLAQLQGGKIILQSQLGKGSRFTLHLPKQ; this comes from the coding sequence ATGTTCAACTTGAATTTAAGAGGAGAGTTGTACTGGCATCCGCTCCTGATTGTAGGAATTTACACCTTAAGTTGGTTGATATTGGACCAAGCAACTCTGATGTATGAGACGGCACCTGAGGTTGTGCTCTTCTACCCGGCGTCTGCTCTCCACTTTGTGTTGCTCTTTGTCTTTGGTCTACGCTATCTACCTGCCTTGATTGTCCCTATTCTCATCGATGGTTGGTTGTTGCCACCGATGGATTTACCGCCGCTCATTGTGCTGGTTTATGGGTTGCTAGTCACTTTGATCTACGGCGGTGTTAGCGTTTACCTATTGCGCCATCTACGTATTGACCCCCATTTGAGACGCCTGCGCGACGTGATTTGGTTTGTCCTTTGGGCAACTTTGGGTGCGCCACTGCTGCTGGCGATATTGAGCCTCACGACCTTTGCTCTGGCTGATGTTATTCCCTGGTCAAATTGGGGAGTACAGACGCTGCATTTTTGGGTGGGGGAGAGCGTTGGTGTTGCCTCTCTAGCGCCTTTTTTATTGGTTTGTGTTTGGCCTTGGGCCAACTTTGTAAGGCAGCAGGGATTCTGGCGTTGGCTTTTGAATTTACGCCGCCCCTCAGTGCCGTTGGCTTTGGAACGGTTGGCCCAGGGACTCGGCGTATTACTCGGCACCTGGATTGCCTTTGGCACCCGGTTCAGTGGCTACTCAAACTTCTTATACATCAGCTTTCTGCCAATGATCTGGATTACTGTAGCCTACGGCTTACCGGCTGCTACCGCAGTAATCCTGGTTCTCAATTCGGGTGCAGCCCTGGTTGAGGCATCACAAACTGAACCGCCTAGATTGGGGTTGGAGATGGCTGGATTTCAGTTCTGCATGCTAGCTCTCTCGCAGACGGCTCTACTATTAGGCGCGACTATAACCCGCCGAATGCAGGCCCTTAAACTGATTCAGTCGCAAATGCAAAGGGCACAACTGCTCAACAGAATCAGTCAAGCTTTAAATTCCAGTCTAGATCCAAACCATATTTTGCAGGAGATTGTCCGGCTGACGGGGGAGAACTTTGACGTCGAGCGAGTGATGCTTTATCGCTTGGGGGACGAGCAGATTCGCGTAGTCAACGAGTGGCGAGCTAATGCTGAGGTCGTCTCGGTTTTGGGTTTTGAATGCTCCCTCGCTGAGTGGCTAGATCAGCCTGATCCAGATTCTGACTTGAGGCAACGTCGACCCTTTCAAGCTCGTAATTATGCGGCCATTCCGCATTCTCCCGCTCGTTCGTTACTGATTGAACAGGCAAAAATTCGTTCGATTCTACGGGTGCCTATTTTTATTCGGGACGAGTTCTTTGGTAGTCTGTCACTGCACACCACCATAACGGAACGCAGTTTTAGCCAAGACGAGGTTGATTTATTAGAAGAAATTGCCGACCAAGCAGCCATTGCCCTCTACAACGCCCAAAGCTACGAGTGTCTTGAGCAGCTAGTGCAAGAACGGACGCAGGAATTAGAGCAAGAGAAACTGGTTTCAGAAGTGGCTAATCGTGCCAAAAGTGAGTTCCTCACTAATACAAGCCATGAGTTGCGCACACCCTTAACCAGTATTTTGGGATTCTCGCGTGTCTTGTTGCAACAGGTTTTTGGTCCGCTCAACGAGCGACAACAACGCTACCTCGAAACGGTTCTTGCTTCTGGCGAACATTTGCTGGAATTGATCAACGACCTGTTGGACTTGTCAAGTATCGAAATCGGCCGAGAAGATCTAGTTTTAGAAACTCTGTCAATTCAAGAGGTCTGTCAAAGCTGCTTGTCTTTAATGGAGGAGCGTGCTCAAAGTAAAGGTCTAACGCTGGTCTCTGACATTGCCCCGGAACTGACTACCTGTGTGGCTGACCGACGCCGCTTGCGACAAATCCTGGTCAATTTGCTGGCAAATGCAATCAAGTTTACTGAAACTGGCGCAGTGACCCTGCAAGTTGACCAAACTACAACGACCATTGACTTTAGTGTGCTTGATACTGGAATTGGCATTGCTG